In Selenomonas sp. TAMA-11512, a genomic segment contains:
- a CDS encoding small basic family protein: MILAVLGLLLGLILGMFLPWTVPIAYAKLSSVALLASLDSVFGGLRSATEGKFNNAVFISGFFMNALMAAFLVYVGDRLGIDLYYVALLAFGLRIFQNLAALRHHYFKPSHAEEKNEH, from the coding sequence ATGATCTTGGCTGTACTCGGTCTTTTGCTGGGCCTCATCCTGGGCATGTTTCTGCCGTGGACCGTGCCGATTGCCTACGCGAAGCTCTCCTCCGTCGCGCTGCTGGCATCGCTGGATTCCGTGTTCGGAGGTCTGCGCTCGGCGACCGAAGGAAAATTCAACAACGCCGTTTTCATCTCCGGCTTTTTTATGAACGCACTTATGGCGGCGTTTCTCGTATACGTCGGCGATCGTTTGGGCATTGATCTCTACTATGTGGCTCTCCTGGCGTTTGGCCTGCGCATCTTCCAAAACCTGGCGGCGCTGCGTCATCATTACTTCAAACCGTCGCACGCGGAGGAAAAAAACGAACATTAG
- the ftsZ gene encoding cell division protein FtsZ translates to MPFELDDSDLNQLAKIKVIGVGGGGGNAVNRMIQAGLQGVEFIAVNTDAQALMHSEAPKQMQIGEKLTRGLGAGAQPEIGEKAAEESREDILKALAGADMIFVTAGMGGGTGTGAAPIVAACAREVGALTVGVVTRPFGFEGRQRQKNADAGIERLKQHVDTIITIPNDRLLEIVDKRTSITEAFTVADDVLRQGVKGISDLIAVPGLVNLDFADVQSIMTNGGSALMGIGEASGENAAVAAARAAIESPLLEASIQGAHKVLFNITAGADLGMLATREASEAIQEAASPDAEIIFGVSLDETLGDIVRITVIATSFDGEAPIGRPARPAASTQPAGDAAQASSTTQTSAVPEVKNLSDDVPMPKSPFSTLDIPVWLHKNK, encoded by the coding sequence GTGCCATTCGAATTAGACGACAGCGATTTGAACCAGTTAGCAAAGATCAAAGTCATCGGTGTAGGCGGCGGCGGCGGAAATGCTGTCAATCGCATGATTCAGGCGGGTCTGCAGGGCGTAGAGTTCATTGCTGTAAATACCGATGCGCAGGCACTCATGCACTCGGAAGCACCGAAACAGATGCAGATCGGCGAGAAGCTGACGCGCGGGCTTGGCGCCGGTGCGCAGCCGGAGATCGGTGAAAAGGCCGCCGAGGAGAGCAGAGAAGATATCCTGAAGGCTCTCGCCGGTGCAGACATGATTTTCGTTACGGCCGGTATGGGCGGCGGTACGGGAACGGGCGCAGCACCTATTGTTGCCGCGTGCGCACGTGAAGTCGGCGCATTGACGGTCGGCGTCGTGACACGTCCGTTCGGATTTGAGGGGCGTCAGCGTCAGAAGAACGCCGATGCCGGCATTGAGCGCCTCAAGCAGCACGTGGATACGATTATCACGATTCCGAACGATCGTCTGCTGGAAATTGTCGATAAGCGCACCTCGATTACCGAGGCGTTTACGGTTGCGGATGATGTCCTGCGTCAGGGCGTCAAGGGCATCTCCGATCTCATCGCGGTGCCCGGCCTAGTCAATCTGGACTTCGCGGATGTCCAGTCCATTATGACGAACGGCGGATCGGCACTGATGGGCATCGGTGAGGCCTCCGGAGAGAATGCGGCTGTTGCCGCGGCTCGCGCCGCGATTGAATCGCCGCTCTTGGAAGCATCCATTCAAGGGGCGCACAAGGTGCTCTTTAACATCACAGCCGGCGCGGATCTCGGGATGCTCGCGACGCGCGAAGCGTCGGAAGCGATTCAGGAAGCCGCCAGCCCGGACGCGGAGATCATCTTCGGTGTCTCGCTCGATGAGACGCTGGGGGATATCGTGCGCATTACGGTCATTGCGACGAGCTTCGACGGGGAGGCGCCGATCGGACGACCGGCACGTCCTGCAGCCTCGACACAGCCGGCGGGAGATGCGGCGCAGGCTTCGTCGACGACACAGACATCTGCCGTACCGGAAGTCAAGAATCTTTCCGACGATGTCCCTATGCCGAAATCTCCCTTCAGCACATTGGACATTCCTGTATGGCTGCACAAGAACAAGTAA
- a CDS encoding polysaccharide deacetylase family protein — MLRFFKTRLLILAVFLCGFFILLLYFGASAQHPGVPVLNYHQINDVDENVLTVSTPEFETQMRYLKENGYTSISPYEYIDHLRNGTPLPEKPVILAFDDGYKDNAVNAVPILQKYGMKGTIFIVTDFLDRFDNYISWADARALERDGTLIVESHTMSHSDLSKLSEEEIRHEFIGSRLAIYDKLGKWSAFIAYPGGKVDERIPRLAQEAGFYAGFTVRFGLSDPAENLYLLDRIPVFGCIDHSFLRFRIRLLYAPLCARLEEFRLWGRAHGLTDFVNSLPIP, encoded by the coding sequence ATGCTTCGTTTTTTTAAGACAAGACTTCTTATCCTCGCTGTTTTTCTCTGCGGATTCTTCATCCTGTTGCTCTATTTCGGAGCGTCGGCTCAACATCCCGGGGTTCCCGTTCTCAACTACCATCAGATCAACGATGTCGACGAAAATGTCCTCACCGTCTCCACCCCGGAATTTGAGACACAGATGCGCTATTTGAAGGAAAACGGCTATACGTCCATTTCTCCCTACGAATACATCGACCATCTGCGGAACGGCACGCCTCTCCCGGAAAAGCCCGTCATTCTCGCCTTTGACGACGGATACAAGGACAATGCCGTCAACGCGGTTCCCATTCTGCAAAAGTACGGCATGAAGGGCACCATCTTCATCGTCACCGATTTTCTCGATCGCTTTGATAATTATATCTCCTGGGCAGATGCCCGCGCGCTCGAGCGGGACGGTACGCTCATCGTGGAAAGTCATACCATGAGCCACTCGGATCTCTCTAAACTGAGTGAAGAGGAGATTCGCCATGAGTTCATCGGCTCCCGGCTTGCCATCTACGATAAACTCGGAAAATGGAGCGCCTTCATTGCGTATCCGGGCGGCAAAGTTGACGAGCGCATTCCCCGTCTCGCGCAGGAAGCCGGCTTTTACGCCGGATTTACGGTCCGTTTCGGACTCTCCGACCCGGCGGAAAACCTCTACCTCTTGGATCGAATCCCCGTCTTCGGCTGCATCGATCATTCGTTCCTCCGCTTCCGCATCCGACTTCTCTATGCGCCGCTCTGCGCCAGACTCGAAGAGTTCCGCCTCTGGGGACGCGCGCATGGGCTCACCGACTTTGTCAACAGCCTGCCGATTCCGTAA
- a CDS encoding flavodoxin family protein, with the protein MSKWCVIYSSVTGNTKMIAEAIAEEAGADIFKVQEAPEDLSAYDIIAVGYWLRLGQPDPMMMPYLPKIRNKPVVLFQTHGTEPTTEHAITSFARAGHMLGEGCDILGTFGSQGKVNPKLLEKRVKVNTDPDDPHQSKENRERRAKAATHPDAEDIANARALVAKMEKKKLQREKYAAMRAVKK; encoded by the coding sequence ATGTCGAAATGGTGTGTCATCTATTCTTCCGTCACAGGCAATACGAAGATGATTGCGGAGGCGATCGCCGAGGAGGCGGGTGCGGATATATTCAAGGTGCAGGAGGCGCCGGAGGATCTCTCCGCCTACGATATCATTGCTGTCGGCTATTGGCTCCGTCTCGGACAGCCGGATCCTATGATGATGCCGTATCTTCCGAAGATCAGGAACAAGCCGGTTGTGCTGTTCCAGACGCACGGGACGGAGCCGACGACGGAGCACGCGATCACATCCTTTGCCCGTGCCGGACACATGCTGGGGGAGGGCTGCGATATCCTCGGCACGTTCGGCAGTCAGGGCAAGGTCAATCCGAAGCTGCTTGAAAAGCGCGTGAAGGTGAATACCGACCCGGACGATCCGCATCAGTCGAAGGAAAATCGGGAGCGCCGCGCGAAGGCCGCCACGCATCCGGACGCGGAGGATATAGCGAATGCCCGAGCGCTTGTAGCGAAGATGGAAAAGAAGAAGCTCCAGCGTGAGAAATATGCCGCCATGCGCGCAGTGAAGAAATAA
- a CDS encoding HMA2 domain-containing protein — protein MKKISLGVPLALAGAATVLTVCPGLRRAHTFFGVVWTALSVAHAYQYRNKMAKDFFGETAVTEFFGGAKAKAAALKQKALEKFPAPPTRLGGLIRSMRAAFYMPGRIRLYSPSFIDNEALSEQVLQVLGEYEAFDSVDINLRTGSLLLIYEPEKLRENDELRVIEDYVKTHVVRR, from the coding sequence ATGAAGAAAATATCATTGGGTGTACCGCTGGCATTGGCCGGTGCAGCGACCGTTCTGACCGTGTGTCCGGGGCTGCGTCGCGCGCATACATTTTTCGGCGTCGTATGGACGGCGTTGTCGGTGGCACACGCCTATCAGTATCGAAATAAGATGGCGAAAGACTTCTTCGGGGAGACAGCGGTGACGGAATTCTTCGGAGGTGCAAAGGCGAAGGCGGCTGCGCTCAAGCAAAAGGCACTGGAGAAATTCCCTGCTCCGCCGACGCGTCTCGGTGGGCTGATTCGCTCGATGCGGGCAGCTTTCTACATGCCGGGGAGGATTCGCCTGTACTCGCCGTCGTTTATCGATAATGAGGCTCTTTCTGAGCAGGTACTGCAAGTCTTGGGGGAGTACGAAGCCTTCGATTCCGTGGATATCAATCTGCGGACAGGCTCTCTTCTGCTCATCTATGAGCCGGAGAAACTCCGTGAGAATGATGAGCTCAGAGTGATTGAAGACTATGTAAAGACACACGTCGTAAGGAGGTAA
- a CDS encoding HMA2 domain-containing protein, translating to MSYVSGFMMGAAIGKNIHKAFFGKRQAKHRAGSCLKRGATPDWALKSMLPGRRRYYAVAFIGNAALAEHVAVTMEEIPFIRKVTVSTITGSLLVEYTGEEEEIDRVMQEIKTRLMTIRQEERGRGGSLAKVGVSIRRTVLSMNDCLRRATAGWLDFSSLLSLVFIVRGLRKVIDLGQRPSGPQMLWWAVSLLRGWRLV from the coding sequence GTGTCCTACGTTTCAGGGTTTATGATGGGCGCCGCCATCGGGAAGAATATCCACAAGGCATTCTTCGGCAAGAGGCAGGCAAAGCATCGAGCAGGCAGTTGTCTGAAGCGGGGGGCGACGCCGGATTGGGCGCTGAAGAGCATGCTCCCGGGGCGTCGACGTTACTACGCAGTCGCTTTCATTGGCAATGCCGCACTGGCAGAGCATGTGGCGGTGACGATGGAAGAAATTCCCTTTATACGGAAGGTAACGGTATCGACGATCACAGGCAGTCTTCTCGTCGAGTATACAGGCGAGGAGGAAGAGATCGATCGCGTCATGCAGGAGATCAAGACCCGCCTCATGACGATCCGACAGGAGGAGAGAGGCCGGGGCGGATCGCTTGCCAAGGTCGGTGTCAGCATTCGACGGACGGTGCTCTCGATGAACGATTGCCTGCGCCGTGCAACGGCCGGTTGGCTTGATTTCAGCTCGCTGCTGTCGCTCGTCTTCATCGTTCGAGGACTGCGGAAGGTCATCGACCTCGGACAGAGACCGTCCGGACCGCAGATGCTTTGGTGGGCGGTATCGCTCCTTCGGGGGTGGAGGCTTGTATGA
- a CDS encoding heavy metal translocating P-type ATPase produces the protein MMIRTRYSIKAELPQDKRALLAAQLRTLAGVKAATIQGKCIAVYHTTPLRARAYQLIKRMEEQATPADPDTDMAEYRREAIVSLASFAAMKMLEKAAPTTFAGMKLIRSLLVVAIARNFLKNGIVGLLKNRQPNADTLTSTAVIASVLAGKPESSLTLLTLSNCAEMLTSYAAERARKQISGLLNLNQRYVWLIENGEERQVPVEQIKVGDTVAAHTGEMICVDGRVIKGTGAINQASITGESAPAMKKPNSPVYAGSVVEAGELVIHVEKVGADTSLARIVHLVEEAQTRRAPVQNFADHMANMLVPISFIGAAVVYGATRDWQRVLNLLFIDFSCGLKLSTATAISASIAAAAKKGILVKGGNYMEALAETDTLVLDKTGTITVGIPQISEVHTAEDVAEKEMILLAASAEIHSVHPLAVAIRRYVEEKKWKIPRHRSSKTIVARGMQAVVPDFEGYKGGDVLVGSYKFMKERGVTNTEDFNVEDTNVSLLYIARSGELLGTIAINDPVRPKMKKTLNQMRRYGIDEIVMLTGDSEKVAHQVAHELDIDSYYAEVLPEDKAEYVMKLKKRGRVMMVGDGINDAPALAFADVGVTLGGRQTDIAAESSAVTIRSEDPEGLMQALKLGKETMNLIHQNFRATILVNSAAMLLGALGRISPLWAAVIHNTATLAVVLNSARILTIDAPKSRR, from the coding sequence ATGATGATTCGCACGCGCTATTCGATCAAGGCCGAGCTGCCGCAGGATAAGCGGGCACTTCTGGCGGCGCAGCTGCGCACCCTTGCGGGGGTCAAGGCGGCAACAATCCAGGGGAAATGCATCGCTGTCTACCATACGACACCTTTGCGGGCGAGAGCGTATCAGCTCATCAAGCGCATGGAGGAGCAGGCGACACCGGCCGATCCCGATACGGATATGGCGGAGTATCGCCGCGAAGCGATTGTATCTCTGGCGAGCTTTGCCGCGATGAAGATGCTCGAGAAGGCGGCGCCGACGACGTTTGCGGGCATGAAGCTGATCCGGAGTCTCCTGGTCGTTGCCATCGCGCGTAACTTTCTCAAGAACGGCATTGTCGGACTTCTAAAGAATCGCCAACCCAATGCGGATACGCTGACGAGTACCGCGGTCATCGCCTCTGTTCTTGCGGGGAAGCCGGAGTCGTCACTGACGCTTCTGACGCTGTCAAACTGCGCCGAGATGCTCACGAGCTACGCTGCGGAGCGCGCGCGCAAGCAGATTTCGGGACTCTTGAATCTCAACCAGCGCTATGTCTGGCTGATCGAGAATGGGGAAGAGCGTCAGGTGCCCGTCGAGCAGATCAAGGTCGGCGATACGGTCGCTGCGCATACAGGAGAGATGATCTGCGTAGACGGCCGCGTCATCAAAGGCACGGGCGCCATCAATCAGGCATCCATCACGGGGGAGTCAGCACCTGCAATGAAGAAGCCGAATTCGCCTGTCTACGCCGGTTCAGTCGTCGAGGCGGGTGAGCTCGTCATTCACGTGGAAAAGGTGGGGGCGGATACTTCACTCGCCCGCATTGTTCACCTTGTTGAAGAGGCGCAGACGAGACGTGCGCCAGTGCAGAACTTTGCCGATCACATGGCGAATATGCTCGTGCCGATCTCCTTTATCGGCGCGGCCGTTGTCTACGGGGCGACACGTGATTGGCAGCGTGTCCTCAATCTTCTCTTCATCGATTTCTCCTGCGGATTGAAGCTTTCGACGGCGACGGCTATCTCCGCGTCCATTGCGGCCGCCGCGAAGAAGGGCATTCTCGTCAAGGGCGGCAACTACATGGAGGCGCTTGCCGAGACCGATACGCTCGTCCTCGATAAGACCGGGACGATTACCGTCGGCATCCCGCAGATTTCCGAGGTGCACACGGCGGAGGATGTCGCCGAGAAGGAAATGATTCTCCTCGCCGCATCCGCGGAGATACACTCCGTCCATCCGCTTGCCGTTGCCATTCGCAGATACGTCGAAGAGAAGAAGTGGAAGATTCCTCGGCATCGCTCTTCCAAGACCATCGTTGCGCGCGGCATGCAGGCAGTCGTACCGGACTTTGAGGGGTATAAGGGCGGCGATGTGCTCGTCGGAAGCTACAAGTTCATGAAAGAGCGCGGCGTTACGAATACCGAGGACTTCAACGTCGAGGATACAAATGTCAGCCTCCTCTATATCGCCCGATCGGGCGAGCTTCTCGGTACGATTGCCATCAACGATCCTGTTCGGCCCAAGATGAAGAAAACGCTCAACCAGATGCGTCGCTACGGCATCGACGAAATTGTCATGCTGACGGGCGACTCTGAGAAGGTGGCGCATCAGGTCGCGCACGAACTGGACATTGATTCCTACTATGCCGAAGTCCTGCCCGAGGATAAGGCGGAGTACGTCATGAAGCTCAAGAAGCGCGGGCGTGTCATGATGGTCGGCGACGGCATCAACGATGCGCCGGCACTTGCGTTCGCCGATGTCGGAGTCACGCTCGGAGGCCGACAGACGGATATCGCGGCAGAGTCCTCGGCGGTCACGATTCGTTCGGAGGATCCGGAGGGACTCATGCAGGCATTGAAGCTCGGCAAAGAGACGATGAATCTCATCCATCAGAACTTCCGCGCGACCATTCTCGTTAACTCGGCGGCGATGCTTTTAGGAGCACTCGGACGCATCAGTCCGCTCTGGGCGGCTGTCATCCATAATACGGCGACGCTCGCCGTTGTGCTGAACAGTGCCCGCATCTTGACGATAGACGCACCGAAGTCGAGAAGATAG
- a CDS encoding gluconokinase has product MQAVEVTEKVWIGVDLGTTGVRAISYTKDGRSLSSAEAFYPLLTPQPDWAEENPFQIFKAVQQVIHKAAAALRYKEVSIEGIALSTVMHSFAPLDAYHQPLTDMVTWADSRAAGIVREMKQDKETCRKFYHKTGCPIHACYPLAKVLWFRKYNPDLFQKMQYVGSLKDYLFYNLTGEWVIDHSTASTSGMYNEERMDWDEEILAFTGLRKEQLPEVRSTTYMGRLSKEAGNALELPTGLPVVLGATDGVLVNVGIGAVHPGQISATIGTSGALRMLTDKPMTDPKMRTWCYNLVDDVWVAGGAINNGGMILRWVRDKVCHYTDSVLESLDVDGYDLMTMKASHVKPGADGLIMLPCFTGERAPYWNSELRGMFFGLSLNHSRSHMIRAAMEGIAYSMNAVLVALKEFGEIKDIRVSGSFTKSELWLQILSDVLGESLTLPDNSEGAAFGAAVLGFVASGEMKSISDTAELVSAKKIYTPTPANVEVYQEMYDIFERLYWNLQGEFRDIVRFQNTH; this is encoded by the coding sequence ATGCAAGCTGTGGAAGTAACGGAAAAGGTATGGATCGGGGTCGATCTTGGGACGACGGGCGTGCGAGCTATATCCTACACGAAGGACGGCCGCAGCTTATCCTCGGCGGAGGCGTTTTATCCGCTGTTGACGCCGCAGCCGGATTGGGCGGAAGAAAACCCCTTTCAGATTTTCAAAGCGGTACAGCAGGTTATTCACAAGGCGGCGGCAGCGCTTCGCTACAAGGAAGTTTCCATTGAGGGCATAGCGCTTTCGACGGTTATGCACAGCTTTGCTCCGCTGGATGCCTATCATCAGCCGCTGACAGATATGGTGACGTGGGCGGACAGTCGGGCAGCGGGCATTGTCCGGGAAATGAAGCAGGATAAAGAGACATGCCGGAAGTTCTACCACAAGACGGGTTGCCCGATTCACGCCTGCTATCCGCTTGCCAAGGTGCTTTGGTTCAGGAAGTATAACCCCGATCTCTTTCAGAAAATGCAATATGTCGGCTCGTTGAAGGACTATCTCTTCTACAATCTGACCGGAGAGTGGGTCATCGACCACTCGACGGCGAGTACGAGCGGCATGTACAATGAGGAACGGATGGACTGGGATGAAGAAATCCTGGCCTTCACGGGCCTTCGCAAGGAGCAGCTCCCGGAGGTGCGTTCGACGACCTATATGGGGCGTCTTTCGAAGGAGGCGGGGAATGCGCTGGAGCTGCCGACGGGGCTCCCTGTAGTCCTCGGCGCGACGGACGGCGTCCTCGTCAATGTCGGCATCGGCGCGGTGCATCCGGGGCAAATCTCGGCGACGATCGGTACGAGCGGTGCACTCAGGATGCTGACGGATAAGCCGATGACGGATCCGAAGATGCGTACCTGGTGCTACAATCTCGTCGACGACGTCTGGGTCGCGGGGGGCGCCATCAACAACGGCGGTATGATTCTGCGCTGGGTGCGCGATAAGGTCTGCCACTATACGGACTCGGTGCTTGAAAGTCTCGATGTCGACGGCTATGATTTGATGACGATGAAGGCGTCGCACGTTAAACCCGGCGCGGACGGGCTTATCATGCTGCCTTGCTTCACAGGAGAGCGGGCACCGTATTGGAATTCGGAGCTTCGAGGCATGTTCTTCGGGCTCAGCCTCAATCACAGCCGCTCCCACATGATCCGCGCGGCGATGGAGGGGATTGCCTACAGCATGAATGCGGTGCTTGTCGCCTTGAAGGAATTTGGTGAGATCAAGGATATTCGTGTCAGCGGCAGCTTTACGAAGTCGGAGCTGTGGCTGCAGATTCTCTCGGATGTGCTCGGTGAGAGTCTCACGCTGCCGGATAACAGCGAGGGCGCCGCCTTCGGCGCAGCCGTCCTCGGCTTTGTGGCAAGCGGCGAGATGAAGAGTATTTCGGATACGGCGGAGCTTGTCTCGGCGAAGAAGATCTACACGCCGACACCGGCAAACGTCGAGGTCTATCAGGAAATGTACGATATCTTCGAGCGACTGTACTGGAACTTGCAGGGAGAGTTCAGAGATATTGTAAGGTTCCAAAACACACATTAA
- the gndA gene encoding NADP-dependent phosphogluconate dehydrogenase, whose product MMDFGMVGMAVMGSNLALNIADHGYDVACYNYTRDLTDKVLAEHPHPHMHGFFDAESFVKSLKRPRKIMLLIMAGSPVDSTLDTLLPLLEEGDIILDGGNSFFEDTRRRCERAKAAGIRYFGVGVSGGEKGARNGPALMPGGDKAAYEEVRPIYEAIAAKVGDEPCCTYIGEDGAGHYVKMVHNGIEYADMQLIAESYLLLKEVGSLTNAEIADAFAAWNEGELKSFLIGITARIFREADDMGPGELVDVIKDSAGQKGTGRWTSIEAMKEGVNTSLITAACNARITSNQTIVRREMGRLLGDPTGAKAGKEFVEAVRQSLYLGKIVAYAQGFDLYKAAAKTYGWDLDYGRIASIFRGGCIIQAEFLNEITKAYKRNPDLENLMLDEFFSEKIRKNLDSLRQVAGAAIGNGIPAPALLEAVGYIDAYRAPLLGANLIQAQRDCFGAHTYERTDREGVFHHQW is encoded by the coding sequence ATGATGGATTTTGGTATGGTCGGCATGGCGGTCATGGGGAGCAATCTGGCGCTCAACATTGCGGATCACGGCTATGACGTCGCCTGCTACAACTACACGCGCGATCTCACGGACAAAGTGCTCGCGGAGCATCCGCACCCGCATATGCACGGTTTCTTTGACGCGGAGTCATTCGTCAAATCGCTCAAGCGTCCGCGCAAGATCATGCTCCTCATCATGGCAGGATCGCCTGTGGATTCGACACTCGATACGCTGCTTCCGCTCCTGGAGGAGGGAGACATCATCCTCGATGGCGGCAACTCTTTCTTTGAAGATACGCGTCGTCGCTGTGAGCGGGCGAAAGCGGCGGGTATCCGTTACTTCGGCGTCGGCGTCTCCGGCGGTGAGAAGGGCGCGCGCAACGGCCCGGCGCTTATGCCCGGCGGAGATAAGGCAGCCTACGAGGAGGTCCGTCCCATCTACGAGGCAATTGCCGCAAAGGTCGGCGATGAGCCCTGCTGCACATACATCGGCGAGGACGGTGCCGGACACTATGTCAAAATGGTGCACAACGGTATCGAGTACGCGGATATGCAGCTTATTGCCGAGAGCTATCTCCTCTTGAAAGAGGTCGGCAGCCTTACCAATGCGGAGATTGCCGATGCGTTTGCCGCGTGGAATGAGGGTGAGCTCAAGAGCTTTCTCATCGGCATCACGGCGCGCATCTTCCGCGAAGCGGACGATATGGGCCCTGGCGAGCTCGTCGATGTTATCAAGGACAGCGCAGGACAGAAAGGCACCGGCCGTTGGACGAGCATCGAGGCGATGAAGGAAGGCGTCAATACCTCCCTGATCACCGCCGCCTGCAACGCGCGCATCACCTCCAACCAAACAATCGTGCGCCGGGAGATGGGGCGTCTGCTAGGGGATCCGACGGGAGCAAAAGCCGGCAAAGAATTTGTCGAAGCCGTTCGTCAAAGTCTTTACCTCGGGAAGATCGTTGCCTACGCACAGGGATTTGACCTCTATAAAGCGGCGGCGAAGACATACGGCTGGGATCTCGACTACGGCCGCATCGCTTCCATCTTCCGCGGAGGCTGCATCATACAGGCGGAGTTCCTCAATGAGATTACAAAGGCGTATAAGCGCAATCCGGATCTTGAAAATCTGATGCTCGATGAATTCTTCTCCGAGAAGATCCGTAAAAATCTTGACAGCCTCCGTCAAGTCGCAGGGGCAGCAATCGGGAACGGCATCCCCGCACCGGCTCTGCTTGAGGCCGTCGGCTACATAGATGCATATCGTGCGCCGCTTCTCGGCGCAAATCTCATACAGGCACAGAGAGACTGCTTCGGAGCGCATACGTACGAGCGCACGGACCGCGAGGGCGTATTCCATCATCAGTGGTAA
- a CDS encoding C4-dicarboxylate TRAP transporter substrate-binding protein — protein MNRRLKFFLGVMLLICMTIVGGCGGGGDKQQASDSKEKVVLRIGYENNPGEPLDVALNKWKELVAKKSNGQMELELYPSSQLGSKNDLIDQMIVGEPVMTLANGAWYADRGVKDFGIMFAPYLFDNWDQVWKVVGSDWYKEQSAKVEEKGIKIVSNWIYGTRHLALVKPYSQVSDLKGQKIRVPNNTIQVESFKALGIAPTPMPLGEAYTALQQGTIDGLENSLQFLDSAKYGEVVKYVVLDGHIRDLTSWVCGKTFWESLTKEQQDILTSTAEEASKYNSELQDAADKKAMEELKAQGVTIIEPDMAMREQFKQESEGFYSSDAAKDWSPGLREKILNIIKM, from the coding sequence ATGAATCGAAGGTTGAAGTTTTTTCTCGGCGTTATGCTGCTTATATGCATGACGATTGTCGGCGGCTGCGGCGGCGGTGGCGATAAGCAGCAGGCATCCGACAGCAAAGAGAAGGTCGTTCTGCGTATCGGATATGAAAATAATCCGGGGGAACCGCTCGATGTAGCATTGAACAAGTGGAAGGAACTCGTCGCAAAGAAGAGCAACGGACAGATGGAGCTGGAATTGTACCCGTCCAGTCAGCTGGGTTCGAAGAACGATTTGATTGACCAAATGATTGTCGGCGAGCCGGTTATGACACTCGCAAACGGGGCATGGTATGCAGATCGCGGGGTCAAAGATTTCGGGATCATGTTTGCACCGTATCTCTTTGACAACTGGGATCAGGTATGGAAAGTTGTGGGCAGTGATTGGTACAAGGAACAGTCCGCCAAGGTGGAAGAGAAGGGGATAAAGATTGTCAGCAACTGGATTTACGGGACACGCCATCTTGCGCTTGTAAAGCCGTACAGTCAGGTTTCTGATCTCAAGGGACAAAAGATTCGCGTTCCGAACAACACAATACAGGTTGAAAGCTTCAAAGCCCTTGGAATTGCGCCTACACCTATGCCCCTTGGCGAGGCCTATACGGCTCTCCAGCAAGGCACGATTGACGGGTTGGAAAATTCGCTGCAATTCCTGGACAGTGCAAAGTATGGTGAGGTTGTAAAGTACGTTGTGCTTGACGGGCATATTCGTGACCTTACTTCGTGGGTTTGTGGAAAGACGTTTTGGGAAAGCCTGACGAAAGAACAACAGGATATTCTTACATCGACGGCGGAAGAAGCAAGCAAGTATAACAGTGAGCTTCAAGATGCGGCGGATAAAAAAGCTATGGAGGAACTCAAGGCGCAGGGCGTTACGATCATTGAGCCGGATATGGCTATGCGCGAACAGTTCAAGCAGGAGTCGGAGGGATTCTACAGTTCTGACGCTGCAAAAGATTGGTCTCCGGGACTTCGAGAAAAAATTCTTAACATCATTAAAATGTGA
- a CDS encoding TRAP transporter small permease, producing MENKKDILYYLRNLDLIVTGLSVVALIILTFANVICRYVINSPITWCEEVQLWLFVWITFLGAGAAFRSKSHVCIEFLVDRLPHAGQRAVEIINYAVVVGLLIFVTWASGLIVQQMEMMGRVTNILHIPFTLIYAAVPIGCVIMILSFTVTFIERMRYFPVSHEALEKETEGEG from the coding sequence ATGGAAAATAAAAAGGATATATTATACTATTTGAGAAATCTGGATCTGATTGTCACAGGTTTATCGGTAGTCGCATTGATCATACTGACATTTGCAAATGTAATATGCCGATATGTTATCAACAGTCCGATCACGTGGTGCGAGGAAGTCCAGCTCTGGCTCTTTGTCTGGATTACATTTTTGGGCGCCGGTGCGGCTTTTCGCTCAAAAAGTCATGTCTGTATTGAGTTCTTGGTGGACAGGCTGCCACATGCGGGGCAGCGTGCAGTTGAGATCATCAATTATGCTGTCGTTGTCGGATTACTTATCTTTGTCACTTGGGCAAGCGGCCTGATTGTACAGCAGATGGAAATGATGGGGCGCGTGACTAATATTCTGCATATTCCGTTTACTCTGATTTACGCCGCCGTACCGATCGGCTGCGTTATCATGATACTGAGCTTTACCGTGACGTTCATAGAGCGAATGCGTTATTTTCCCGTTTCACACGAGGCTTTGGAAAAAGAGACGGAAGGGGAGGGGTAG